Proteins from a genomic interval of Luteibacter pinisoli:
- the ftsE gene encoding cell division ATP-binding protein FtsE has translation MIGFDLVSKRYEGDHQALTDVSFQVGAGEMAFVTGHSGAGKSTLLKLLAMIERPTNGVVTLDGQKLNTVRSADIPRVRRKLGMVFQDHRLLMDRSVFANVELPLVIAGVTATERSRRVRAALEKVGLLSYEKQLPGTLSTGEQQRVGIARAIVAKPAVLIADEPTGNLDPQLAMEIMGLFAEFQAVGTAVLVASHDLMLIKRMKKRVVVLDHGKLVADVPATEVV, from the coding sequence GTGATCGGTTTCGACCTGGTGAGCAAACGATACGAGGGCGACCACCAGGCCCTTACGGATGTCTCTTTCCAGGTGGGCGCCGGCGAGATGGCGTTCGTCACCGGGCATTCCGGGGCCGGCAAGAGCACCCTGCTCAAGCTGCTGGCCATGATCGAGCGGCCCACCAATGGCGTGGTCACCCTCGACGGGCAGAAGCTCAACACCGTCCGCTCCGCCGACATCCCCCGGGTCCGCCGCAAGCTGGGCATGGTATTTCAGGACCATCGCCTGCTGATGGACCGCAGTGTCTTCGCCAATGTCGAACTGCCGCTGGTCATCGCCGGCGTGACGGCGACCGAGCGCTCGCGCCGCGTGCGCGCCGCGCTGGAGAAGGTCGGCCTGCTGAGCTACGAGAAGCAGCTGCCCGGTACCCTCTCCACGGGTGAGCAGCAGCGCGTGGGCATCGCCCGCGCCATCGTGGCCAAGCCGGCGGTGCTCATCGCCGACGAGCCCACGGGCAACCTCGACCCGCAGCTGGCCATGGAAATCATGGGCCTGTTCGCCGAATTCCAGGCCGTAGGGACGGCCGTCCTCGTCGCCAGCCACGACCTGATGCTGATCAAGCGCATGAAGAAACGCGTTGTCGTCCTCGACCACGGCAAGCTGGTGGCCGACGTGCCCGCGACGGAGGTGGTATGA
- the ftsX gene encoding permease-like cell division protein FtsX, whose product MNAVREPRKAPEPEKTRRTTPRHIGAWREHHAWSLSISWRRLASRPLGTLLTVAVMGVALALPLAFYLLLGNVERMGDALGRNQTISAFMKPGQNAAMAETAASALRGRPEVQDIVIRTPKDGLAELAEVQGFSGALQSLDENPLPYVLSVQPKPTLSADDASRLVEAMKALPGVDMVQDTGAWRQRLDAIVGVGARATTMLALLLGIAALLVVGNTIRVDIQSRAEEIGVLLLIGASRPFVRRPYLYTGIWLGLLAGILAVVLAVAIELAMAGPVGRLAAAYDGSVAFGGLPAWLLLSVPVASAVLGWLGARLVSARQIRRAAAG is encoded by the coding sequence ATGAACGCCGTCCGTGAGCCGCGCAAGGCGCCTGAGCCGGAGAAGACCCGCCGCACGACGCCGCGCCACATCGGTGCCTGGCGCGAGCACCATGCCTGGAGCCTGTCGATCAGCTGGCGCCGCCTGGCCTCGCGTCCGCTCGGCACCCTGCTGACGGTGGCCGTGATGGGCGTGGCCCTGGCCCTGCCGCTCGCGTTCTACCTCCTGCTTGGCAACGTGGAGCGGATGGGCGATGCGCTCGGCCGCAACCAGACCATCAGTGCCTTCATGAAGCCGGGCCAGAATGCGGCGATGGCCGAAACGGCGGCGTCGGCCCTGCGCGGGCGCCCCGAGGTGCAGGACATCGTCATTCGCACGCCGAAGGACGGCCTGGCCGAGCTGGCCGAGGTGCAGGGCTTCTCCGGCGCCCTGCAGTCGCTGGACGAGAACCCGCTTCCTTATGTGCTTTCGGTGCAGCCGAAGCCCACGCTTTCCGCCGACGATGCAAGCCGGCTCGTTGAAGCGATGAAGGCCCTGCCAGGCGTCGACATGGTCCAGGACACCGGCGCCTGGCGCCAGCGCCTCGACGCGATCGTCGGCGTCGGCGCCCGCGCGACCACGATGCTGGCGCTGCTCCTCGGCATCGCGGCACTGCTGGTGGTCGGCAACACCATCCGCGTCGACATCCAGAGCCGCGCCGAGGAAATCGGCGTGTTGCTGCTGATCGGCGCCAGCCGGCCGTTCGTACGCCGGCCTTATCTCTACACCGGCATCTGGCTGGGCCTGCTCGCAGGCATTCTCGCCGTGGTACTTGCCGTGGCGATCGAGTTGGCCATGGCGGGCCCCGTCGGCCGCCTGGCCGCGGCCTATGACGGCAGCGTCGCGTTCGGCGGCCTGCCGGCGTGGTTGCTTCTTTCCGTGCCGGTCGCGTCGGCGGTTCTCGGGTGGCTGGGTGCGCGGCTGGTCAGCGCACGCCAGATACGCCGCGCGGCAGCGGGTTAA
- a CDS encoding response regulator, whose protein sequence is MASHIGSGVAGATPRILLVDGSKVVRQLISRVVSAEVPGVEIIGVSTGAEAQAELQRGVFDFVTVALRLPDMDGLDLARFVRESAPQIYMPIVVVSGDVEQRLHRRELGEFVTDYFDKSLGFGALAEFIRGYVRPEGGAEGEVLYVEDSRVVALATRRMMEKYGLTVHHVISAEDAIEFLRAAKAEGRMGADVVLTDVSLKGELTGGDLVERIRNEFGYGKGKLPTLIMTGDENPANQAALLRAGANDLVEKPVEEKLLITKLLFQLRVALHLRGKADA, encoded by the coding sequence GTGGCATCGCATATCGGATCAGGCGTCGCCGGCGCTACGCCGCGCATCCTGCTGGTGGACGGCTCCAAGGTCGTGCGCCAGCTGATTTCGCGCGTGGTGTCCGCCGAAGTGCCCGGCGTGGAAATCATTGGCGTCAGCACGGGTGCCGAAGCGCAGGCCGAGCTGCAGCGCGGCGTGTTCGACTTCGTTACCGTGGCGCTGCGCCTTCCGGACATGGATGGCCTCGACCTCGCACGTTTCGTGCGCGAATCGGCGCCGCAGATCTACATGCCCATCGTCGTTGTTTCCGGCGACGTGGAGCAGCGCCTGCATCGCCGTGAGCTGGGCGAATTCGTCACCGACTATTTCGACAAGTCGCTCGGCTTCGGCGCGCTCGCGGAATTCATTCGCGGCTACGTACGGCCGGAAGGCGGCGCCGAAGGCGAAGTGCTGTACGTGGAAGACAGCCGCGTCGTCGCGCTGGCCACGCGCCGCATGATGGAGAAGTACGGCCTCACCGTGCATCACGTGATCAGCGCGGAAGATGCCATCGAATTCCTGCGTGCAGCGAAGGCCGAGGGCCGGATGGGGGCGGATGTCGTGCTCACCGACGTCAGCCTCAAGGGCGAGCTCACCGGTGGCGATCTGGTGGAGCGCATTCGCAACGAGTTCGGCTACGGCAAGGGCAAGCTGCCCACGCTCATCATGACGGGCGACGAAAACCCCGCGAACCAGGCCGCGCTGTTGCGCGCCGGTGCGAATGATCTTGTCGAAAAACCCGTGGAAGAAAAGCTGCTGATCACGAAGCTGCTGTTCCAGCTTCGCGTGGCCCTGCATCTGCGCGGAAAGGCCGACGCTTGA
- the ung gene encoding uracil-DNA glycosylase — protein sequence MNDRVRLESSWKERIGDYLDRPEMLALSAFLRDEKAHGKVIYPPGPDIFNAFGHTPFDAVRVVILGQDPYHGPDQAHGLSFSVRPGVRVPPSLQNMFKEIESCLGIPRPDHGCLTPWADRGVLLLNAVLTVEAGQAASHQGRGWEGFTDAAIDALNREREGLVFMLWGSHAQKKGQLIDGKRHCILRSVHPSPLSAHRGFMGCGHFAMANAYLESRGEAPIDWSLPPRAELHA from the coding sequence TTGAACGATCGCGTACGCCTGGAGAGCTCCTGGAAGGAGCGCATCGGCGATTACCTGGATCGCCCGGAGATGCTGGCGCTGTCGGCGTTCCTTCGCGACGAGAAGGCGCACGGCAAGGTCATCTATCCGCCCGGCCCCGATATCTTCAACGCATTCGGCCACACGCCGTTCGATGCCGTGCGTGTCGTCATCCTCGGCCAGGATCCGTACCACGGCCCGGATCAGGCGCATGGCCTGAGTTTTTCCGTGCGGCCGGGCGTACGTGTCCCGCCGTCGCTGCAGAACATGTTCAAGGAAATCGAGAGCTGCCTCGGCATCCCGCGTCCGGACCATGGCTGCCTCACGCCGTGGGCGGATCGTGGTGTCCTGCTGCTCAATGCCGTGCTCACGGTGGAAGCCGGGCAGGCGGCGTCGCACCAGGGTCGTGGCTGGGAAGGCTTCACCGACGCGGCCATCGATGCGCTCAACCGCGAACGCGAAGGCCTCGTCTTCATGCTCTGGGGCAGCCACGCGCAGAAGAAAGGCCAGCTGATCGACGGCAAGCGCCACTGCATCCTGCGCAGCGTGCATCCCTCGCCGCTATCCGCGCATCGCGGGTTCATGGGCTGCGGGCACTTCGCCATGGCCAACGCCTACCTTGAGTCGCGCGGCGAAGCGCCCATCGACTGGTCGCTGCCGCCACGCGCTGAACTCCACGCCTGA
- a CDS encoding type II toxin-antitoxin system PemK/MazF family toxin → MPFHYPPPPGTVLICRFPPPGATPTGEMTKTRPVIVVSRRLKGRPGLVSIVPVSMTAPRQEARWHVRVPAEAMPPGWGEREGSRWAKCDMAMVVSLERLSQARTQAKRGAPFSPLSRVDEATLYEIRKALSFVFELS, encoded by the coding sequence ATGCCTTTTCACTACCCACCCCCACCAGGGACCGTGCTGATTTGCCGGTTTCCACCCCCAGGCGCTACCCCCACTGGTGAAATGACGAAGACCCGCCCGGTCATCGTGGTTAGCCGGCGACTGAAGGGCCGACCCGGCCTGGTAAGCATCGTGCCGGTAAGCATGACCGCCCCGCGGCAGGAGGCTCGATGGCATGTGCGCGTTCCCGCCGAGGCCATGCCGCCGGGTTGGGGGGAGCGCGAGGGGAGCCGGTGGGCCAAGTGCGATATGGCGATGGTCGTGAGCCTTGAGCGACTTTCTCAAGCGCGCACACAGGCGAAGCGTGGCGCACCCTTCTCGCCACTATCGCGCGTCGATGAGGCGACGCTCTACGAAATACGTAAGGCTTTGTCGTTCGTGTTCGAACTCAGCTGA
- the rpoH gene encoding RNA polymerase sigma factor RpoH, producing MSQALATRNYGLPSVVGSLDSYIAAVHRIPVLSLDEEQTLARRFHDDADLDAARQLVMSHLRFVVHVARGYNGYGLQLSDLIQEGNIGLMKAVKRFDPDQGVRLVSFAVHWIRAEMHEFILRNWRIVKVATTKAQRKLFFNLRKSKKRLGWMNAEEVRVVAQDLGVPEATVREMESRLSGRDVGFEAPADADDDEKPAPAAFLVDEGADPYDNLAEADASSNQMGALSSALSNLDARSRDIIQRRWLAEDNKATLQDLADEYGVSAERIRQIEANAMKKMRVAIAA from the coding sequence ATGTCACAAGCCCTCGCCACCCGTAACTACGGGCTACCGAGCGTCGTTGGCAGTCTGGATTCCTACATCGCGGCCGTCCATCGCATCCCGGTGCTCAGCCTTGACGAGGAGCAGACGCTAGCGCGCCGCTTCCACGACGACGCCGACCTCGACGCCGCCCGCCAGCTGGTGATGTCGCACCTGCGTTTCGTAGTGCATGTCGCCCGCGGTTACAACGGTTATGGCCTGCAGCTCTCCGACCTGATCCAGGAAGGCAACATCGGCCTGATGAAGGCGGTGAAGCGCTTTGATCCGGACCAGGGCGTCCGCCTGGTCAGCTTCGCGGTGCATTGGATCCGTGCCGAAATGCACGAGTTCATCCTGCGCAACTGGCGCATCGTGAAGGTCGCCACCACCAAGGCCCAGCGCAAGCTGTTCTTCAACCTGCGCAAGAGCAAGAAGCGCCTTGGCTGGATGAACGCGGAAGAAGTGCGCGTCGTCGCCCAGGACCTGGGCGTGCCGGAAGCCACCGTGCGCGAGATGGAATCGCGCCTGTCGGGCCGTGACGTGGGCTTTGAAGCCCCGGCCGACGCCGATGACGACGAGAAGCCGGCCCCGGCCGCGTTCCTGGTCGACGAAGGTGCCGACCCGTACGACAACCTGGCCGAAGCCGACGCCTCGAGCAACCAGATGGGTGCCCTGAGCTCGGCCCTGTCCAACCTCGATGCCCGCTCGCGCGACATCATCCAGCGCCGCTGGCTGGCCGAAGACAACAAGGCCACCCTGCAGGACCTGGCTGACGAGTACGGCGTCTCGGCCGAGCGCATCCGCCAGATCGAGGCGAATGCCATGAAGAAGATGCGCGTCGCCATCGCCGCCTGA
- a CDS encoding response regulator transcription factor, which produces MPRALVIEDDEVTARDIVAELGAHGLQADWVANGREGLARALADGYDIITLDRMLPGMDGIDVVSELRKRSVDTPVLMISALSDVDERVRGLRAGGDDYLTKPFSPDELAARAEVLLRRRRPAAHETRLRVEDLELDLVKHNALRDGQALTLLPTEFRLLEFLMRNAGQVVTRQMIFEHVWGFHFDPGTNVIDVHIGRLRRKIDGAGQVPLISTVRGSGYVLARTD; this is translated from the coding sequence ATGCCCAGGGCCCTGGTCATCGAAGATGACGAAGTCACCGCCCGCGATATCGTCGCGGAGCTCGGCGCCCATGGCCTCCAGGCCGACTGGGTGGCGAACGGCCGCGAGGGCCTGGCCCGCGCGCTGGCCGATGGCTACGACATCATCACCCTCGACCGCATGCTGCCGGGCATGGACGGCATCGACGTGGTCTCCGAACTGCGCAAGCGCTCGGTGGATACCCCGGTGCTGATGATCAGCGCGCTGTCCGACGTGGACGAGCGTGTGCGCGGCCTGCGCGCCGGTGGCGACGATTACCTCACCAAACCCTTTTCGCCCGACGAGCTCGCCGCCCGTGCCGAAGTGCTGCTGCGCCGCCGCCGGCCCGCGGCGCACGAAACGCGCCTGCGGGTGGAAGACCTCGAGCTGGACCTGGTCAAGCACAACGCGTTGCGCGACGGCCAGGCGCTCACGCTCCTCCCCACCGAATTCCGGCTGCTCGAGTTCCTGATGCGCAACGCGGGCCAGGTCGTGACCCGGCAGATGATTTTCGAGCACGTCTGGGGTTTCCATTTCGATCCGGGCACCAACGTGATCGATGTCCATATTGGCCGCCTTCGCCGCAAGATCGACGGCGCGGGCCAGGTGCCGCTCATCAGTACGGTGCGCGGCTCGGGGTATGTCCTTGCGCGCACTGACTGA
- a CDS encoding sensor histidine kinase, with the protein MSLRALTDAWRSATSRLILIYGALFAIWCVVLLGVVQWESSRYLTNVVDGMLAARVHYLERTDPRRLNDTVDAASAIDATGFMAAGLFDAQGRRLAGNISKIPAGLDEDGIVRAVAAQVEDHPGESPRRSRGLASTLPNGERLVVVKESATIDGLGAIIRRGALWGLSLTLLPGLLGGILIARRPARRIRQIQQAMEPIREGNLSVRLPVTRAGDEVDMLAGTVNTTLDEIERLLGEVKGVTDNIAHDLRTPLTRMRTRLYRIQQQFDGRAEGEQLEAAVEEIDTVLARFRALLRVSELEDRQRSACFETMDLGVVLKNVHDFYAPLAEDRHQVFELDVGALPALRGDPQLMFEAFANLVGNAIKFTPNGGAIRMVALTDPTGDARIDIADTGPGIPVAERDHVFRRFYRGDETRTKPGCGLGLAIVSAIVRLHGYSMAVGGNERGAVFSVTCPAV; encoded by the coding sequence ATGTCCTTGCGCGCACTGACTGACGCCTGGCGTTCCGCCACCTCGCGCCTGATCCTCATCTATGGCGCGCTGTTCGCCATCTGGTGCGTGGTGCTGCTGGGCGTCGTCCAGTGGGAATCCTCGCGCTACCTCACCAACGTGGTGGACGGCATGCTCGCCGCCCGCGTGCACTATCTCGAGCGCACGGACCCGCGCCGCCTCAACGACACGGTGGACGCCGCCAGCGCCATCGACGCCACCGGCTTCATGGCGGCGGGCCTGTTCGACGCACAGGGCCGGCGCCTCGCCGGCAACATCTCGAAGATCCCGGCGGGGCTGGACGAGGACGGCATCGTCCGCGCCGTGGCCGCGCAGGTGGAAGACCACCCGGGTGAGTCGCCGCGCCGTTCCCGTGGCCTCGCGAGCACGCTTCCCAATGGCGAGCGCCTGGTCGTGGTGAAGGAAAGTGCCACCATCGACGGCCTCGGCGCCATCATCCGCCGTGGCGCGCTGTGGGGGCTCTCGCTCACCCTGCTGCCCGGCCTGCTCGGTGGCATCCTCATCGCGCGCCGCCCCGCGCGCCGCATCCGGCAGATCCAGCAAGCCATGGAGCCGATCCGCGAGGGCAACCTCAGCGTGCGCCTGCCGGTGACGCGGGCCGGTGACGAGGTGGACATGCTCGCCGGCACGGTGAACACCACGCTGGACGAGATCGAGCGCCTGCTCGGCGAAGTGAAGGGCGTGACCGACAACATCGCCCACGACCTGCGCACGCCGCTCACCCGCATGCGTACGCGGCTCTACCGCATCCAGCAGCAGTTCGACGGCCGTGCCGAGGGCGAACAGCTGGAGGCCGCGGTGGAAGAGATCGACACGGTGCTGGCGCGGTTCCGCGCGCTGCTGCGCGTGTCCGAGCTGGAAGACCGCCAGCGCAGCGCCTGCTTCGAGACCATGGACCTGGGCGTGGTGCTGAAGAACGTCCACGACTTCTACGCGCCCTTGGCGGAGGACCGCCACCAGGTGTTCGAGCTGGATGTCGGCGCGCTGCCCGCGCTGCGCGGCGACCCGCAGCTGATGTTCGAAGCCTTCGCCAACCTGGTGGGCAACGCCATCAAGTTCACCCCGAACGGCGGTGCCATCCGGATGGTGGCGCTGACGGACCCCACGGGCGACGCGCGCATCGACATCGCCGACACCGGCCCGGGCATCCCCGTGGCCGAGCGCGACCACGTCTTCCGCCGGTTCTACCGCGGCGACGAGACGCGGACGAAACCGGGCTGTGGGCTGGGCCTGGCCATCGTCAGCGCCATCGTGCGCCTGCACGGATACTCGATGGCCGTGGGCGGAAACGAGCGTGGCGCGGTGTTCTCGGTGACCTGTCCGGCGGTCTAG
- a CDS encoding efflux RND transporter permease subunit: MIGIVRIALSRPYTFVVLALLILIVGPLSAMRTPTDIFPDIKIPVIAVVWQYTGLPPDQMVGRVSSPFERVLTTTVNDVEHIEANSINGFGIVKIFFQPTVDIRTANAQVTAVAQTLLKQLPAGTTPPLILNYSASTVPIIQLALSGDGLTEQNLADLGLNIIRPQLTSVAGAAIPFPFGGKTRQVQIDIDPAALQARGLSAQDVANALAAQNLITPVGTQKIGDFEYTLQLNNSPSVVDELGNLPVKVVNGATVFIRDVAHVRDGSPPQTNIVHVDGNRSVLMTVLKNGSASTLAIIQGIKDRVKSMKDALPENLKINPIGDQSLFVSGAIAGVAREGVIAAALTSLMILLFLGSWRSTVIIATSIPLAILGAIAMLSAFGETLNIMTLGGLALAVSILVDDATVTIENINWHLEHGKDVETAILDGAAQIVTPAFVSLLCICIVFVPMFFLEGVARFLFVPMAEAVMFSMICSFILSRTLVPTMAKYLLHPHSLDDPHGEHGKVSRNPLVRFQRGFEKRFEALRQGYHGLLELALRNSKPFVIGFLVFVVASFALVPMLGKNFFPSVDSGQILMHVRAPVGTRVEETANMFADITKEVRRIIPADELGTVVDNMGLSSSGINNTYNNTGTVSSADGDLQISLKEDHKPTADYVRELREKLPRLFPTATFSFPPADIISQILNFGSPAPIDLQIRGPNVAANFKYASTLLREIRRVPGVVDARIQQSQASPTFNVDVDRSRAQQVGITERDVTNSLGVNLAGSSQIAPTFWLNPQNGVSYPIVMQTPQYAIDTLPDLANVPISPSAGASGSQILGGLASFTRTTSSTVASQYNIQSMVEIFATTQDRDLGGVAADIQKILEAHAKELPKASSTALLGQVQTMNSAFTGLILGLLGAIVLIYLLIVVNFQSWADPFVIVTALPAAIAGIIWILFATHTTLSVPALTGAIMCMGVATANSILVVSFCRERLAETGDAFLAASEGGFVRFRPVLMTALAMIIGMLPMALGMGEGGEQNAPLGRAVIGGLIFATTATLLFVPVVFSIIHGRRGHTSKTPANASGEPVHVA; encoded by the coding sequence ATGATTGGCATCGTCCGGATCGCTCTTTCGCGGCCGTATACCTTCGTCGTCCTCGCCCTGCTGATCCTCATCGTCGGTCCGCTGTCGGCGATGCGTACGCCGACGGACATCTTCCCCGACATCAAGATCCCCGTGATCGCGGTGGTGTGGCAGTACACCGGCCTGCCGCCCGACCAGATGGTCGGCCGCGTGTCGTCGCCGTTTGAGCGCGTGCTCACGACGACGGTGAACGACGTGGAGCACATCGAGGCCAACTCGATCAATGGCTTCGGCATCGTCAAGATCTTCTTCCAGCCCACCGTGGATATCCGCACCGCCAATGCGCAGGTGACGGCGGTGGCGCAGACGCTGTTGAAGCAGCTGCCGGCGGGCACCACGCCGCCGCTGATCCTCAACTACAGCGCGTCCACGGTGCCGATCATCCAGCTGGCCTTGTCGGGCGATGGCCTGACGGAACAGAACCTGGCGGATCTTGGCCTGAACATCATCCGCCCGCAGCTCACCTCGGTGGCCGGCGCGGCGATTCCGTTCCCGTTCGGCGGCAAGACCCGCCAGGTGCAGATCGATATCGACCCGGCGGCCTTGCAGGCGCGCGGGCTGTCGGCGCAGGACGTGGCCAACGCCCTGGCCGCGCAGAACCTGATCACGCCGGTGGGTACGCAGAAGATCGGCGATTTCGAGTACACCCTGCAGCTCAACAACTCGCCCTCGGTGGTCGACGAGCTGGGTAACCTGCCGGTGAAGGTCGTCAACGGGGCCACCGTGTTCATTCGCGACGTGGCCCACGTCCGCGACGGTTCGCCGCCGCAGACCAACATCGTGCACGTCGACGGCAACCGCTCGGTGCTGATGACCGTGCTGAAGAACGGCTCCGCGTCGACGCTGGCGATCATCCAGGGCATCAAGGACCGCGTGAAGTCCATGAAGGACGCGCTGCCCGAGAACCTGAAGATCAACCCCATCGGTGACCAGTCGCTGTTCGTCAGCGGGGCCATTGCCGGCGTGGCCCGCGAAGGCGTCATCGCCGCGGCGCTGACCAGCCTCATGATCCTGCTGTTCCTCGGTAGCTGGCGCTCCACCGTCATCATCGCCACGTCGATCCCGCTGGCGATCCTTGGCGCGATCGCGATGCTGTCGGCTTTCGGCGAAACCCTCAACATCATGACGCTGGGTGGCCTGGCGCTCGCGGTGAGTATCCTGGTCGACGATGCGACGGTGACCATCGAGAACATCAACTGGCACCTGGAGCACGGCAAGGACGTCGAGACCGCGATCCTCGACGGCGCGGCGCAGATCGTGACGCCCGCCTTCGTCTCGCTGCTGTGCATCTGCATCGTGTTCGTGCCGATGTTCTTCCTCGAAGGCGTCGCGCGCTTCCTCTTCGTGCCGATGGCCGAAGCAGTGATGTTCTCGATGATCTGTTCGTTCATCCTCTCGCGCACCCTGGTGCCGACGATGGCGAAATACCTGCTCCATCCGCATTCGCTGGATGATCCGCACGGCGAACACGGCAAGGTCTCGCGCAACCCGCTGGTCCGCTTCCAGCGTGGTTTCGAGAAGCGTTTCGAAGCGCTTCGCCAGGGTTACCACGGCCTGCTCGAGCTGGCGTTGCGCAACAGCAAGCCGTTCGTCATCGGCTTCCTGGTCTTCGTCGTGGCGTCGTTCGCGCTCGTGCCCATGCTCGGCAAGAACTTCTTCCCGTCGGTGGACTCGGGCCAGATCCTGATGCACGTCCGTGCGCCGGTCGGCACCCGCGTGGAAGAGACGGCCAACATGTTCGCCGACATCACCAAGGAAGTGCGCCGGATCATCCCGGCCGATGAGCTTGGCACCGTCGTCGACAACATGGGCCTGTCCTCGTCGGGCATCAACAACACGTACAACAATACCGGTACGGTCAGTTCGGCCGACGGCGACCTGCAGATCTCCCTGAAGGAAGACCACAAGCCGACCGCCGACTATGTCCGCGAACTGCGCGAGAAGCTGCCGCGGCTGTTCCCGACCGCGACGTTCTCGTTTCCGCCGGCGGACATCATCAGCCAGATCCTGAACTTCGGTTCGCCCGCGCCGATCGACCTGCAGATCCGCGGTCCCAATGTCGCGGCCAACTTCAAGTACGCCTCCACGCTGCTGCGCGAGATCCGCCGCGTGCCGGGCGTGGTCGATGCCCGTATCCAGCAGTCGCAGGCCAGCCCCACCTTCAACGTGGACGTGGATCGCAGCCGCGCGCAGCAGGTGGGCATCACCGAGCGTGACGTGACCAACAGCCTGGGCGTGAACCTGGCCGGTTCCAGCCAGATCGCTCCCACCTTCTGGCTGAACCCGCAGAACGGCGTGTCGTACCCCATCGTGATGCAGACGCCTCAGTACGCCATCGATACGCTGCCTGACCTGGCCAACGTGCCGATCAGTCCCAGCGCCGGTGCGTCCGGTTCGCAGATCCTCGGTGGCCTGGCCTCGTTCACGCGTACCACCAGCAGCACGGTGGCCAGCCAGTACAACATCCAGTCGATGGTGGAGATCTTCGCCACCACGCAGGATCGCGACCTGGGCGGCGTTGCCGCGGATATCCAGAAGATCCTGGAGGCGCATGCGAAGGAACTGCCGAAGGCCTCCAGCACCGCGCTGCTCGGCCAGGTGCAGACGATGAACAGCGCCTTCACCGGCCTGATCCTCGGCCTGCTTGGTGCCATCGTCCTGATCTACCTGCTGATCGTGGTGAACTTCCAGTCGTGGGCCGATCCGTTCGTGATCGTCACCGCGCTGCCTGCCGCCATCGCCGGCATCATCTGGATCCTGTTCGCCACGCACACCACGCTGTCCGTGCCCGCACTCACCGGCGCCATCATGTGCATGGGCGTGGCCACGGCCAACTCCATCCTGGTGGTGAGCTTCTGCCGCGAGCGCCTCGCCGAAACCGGTGACGCCTTCCTCGCGGCCTCCGAAGGCGGCTTCGTCCGCTTCCGCCCGGTGCTGATGACCGCACTGGCCATGATCATCGGCATGCTGCCGATGGCCCTGGGCATGGGCGAGGGCGGCGAGCAGAACGCACCGCTCGGCCGCGCGGTCATCGGTGGCCTCATCTTCGCTACCACGGCCACGCTGCTGTTCGTGCCCGTGGTCTTCAGCATCATCCATGGCCGTCGTGGCCATACGTCGAAAACCCCGGCGAACGCTTCCGGAGAGCCCGTCCATGTCGCCTGA